Below is a genomic region from Alkalibacter saccharofermentans DSM 14828.
GAGTCATTGTCGATGTCAAATTCAAGACATTTGGATGCGGAGCAGCCGTAGCAACCAGCAGCATAGCAACAGAAATGATAAAGGGAAAGACTCTTGAAGAGGCTGAAAAACTAACAAACAGCATGGTAATTGATGAACTGGGCGGTCTGCCACACGAGAAGGTTCACTGTTCTGTTCTCGCAGAACAAGCAATCAAGGCTGCTATTAAAGATTATAAAAGCAAGCATGGTATTCAAGAATAGAATAAATAGCAAAAACGCACACTCTTTATTAAAGGTGTGCGTTTTGTTATTTAAGGATTACATCAGAAATGTCATGACTATATGCTCTGTAAAAACCATATTTAAGCCAGTACGACCGAACAAGCTCTCCTGTAGAATAATTGTATTCATAGATTTCTCCCCACATGGAGGTAATTGGGTCTTCGATACTTTCCCTCAAACTGCCATGGTTTGCGATAATTCGATTATTTGCGATATAAAGGTTGTAATTTGAAGTGATGAAAGCTAAGGAATTTGGGTACCTTCTTACTTGTCTTACAGTTTTGTTTGACTCATCTATTGAATAATGAACAACAGCAGACCGACCTGCATCCTCAGTTATCTCAATATCTACAAGATCGTTTCTTATAACATGGTTGTCAAACATAAATAAATTTAATTCATTTTGTCTTGAATCAATATTTTTTTCTTCGAAAACCGAGTGTTGCTCATAGTGCCAGATAATATCTCCAATAGGTTTTAGAACATAATCAATATATTCAGTATCAGCCCAAATAGCTGGATCAGATAATATCCATATTAAATCTCCATTGCTCCAATTAATTTTAACTGCAGAAGAAACATCTCTAGGAGATAGTACCATAGTATCATCTACAGCATTATATGATAGTGAATTGATGTGAGCCCAATCATAGGCTTTGTTGTAAGGCGTGTCATTTATGATATCACCAAAGTTAAGTTCTTTTATGATTTCTCCGGTATTTCTATCTATTTCGATTATAGTGTCCTCAACATGTCCCTCTAGGGAGTTTGCAAGAACCAAAAGATTGCCATTAGGCTTTTTCTCAGCGACCTCATGATGAGCGCCTTTTTCTACCAAATAGCTTTTGTAAAGTCTGCCTAAAAAGTCCATTTCAAATATGTAAGGGGCATATTGCCTGGTCTCTGTATCAATCATAGAGTAACCCGCAATAATTGCAAACCTGTCATCTGATAATGGGAAATACCCGTGGGGGTCTGTTTCTACTTCAATGTACCATCTGATATTGCCTGAAGAGTCAAATGCGTATGGATTTCTATAAAGACCACCTGATACCACAGTAAAGTCTTTTACAGGATCTTCCCTTGAGTATGTTGAGGACACTGCATCTAAGAGTTCATCAGGCAGAGAATCTGTTGCTATTGTAATTTGGTTTGAATCCACAGAATTGTCGTCAACCATCAAATTGATTTCTACCACGTTTTCTCTAGATGGGTACAGGCCGATTATCGGTATAATATGAACCTTATCCATGGGGGACTCGTATGTGAAGGTATCATTCTGCGTATCGCCTTTAACCGTGATTTTCACTGATGCTTCATAATCAGTCGTAAATGCGACTATTGCTGACAGAGGTACTAGACCGTAAGGATTTTTAATTACTAAAGGGTCGTCAATCGTATGTGCGCGCCTCTCGAGATCCTTCTCGATATTTGAATAAATAGATCTGTTGTTCTTTATAATCTCGTCATGCATTTTCCAGTCTTCATAGTAGTCGTCATTTTCACTGCTGAGTTCAGTTTCGTTGCTGCATGATGTCAGGAAAATAATAGCTGCAATAGAGATTAGAAGAAAAATCAGTTTTTTGTTCATTGTATTTAAGCTCCTTGTATATTTAGACTGCCCACTTTCTGTTGTTTGTAAATGAGACAGTCAGCCATTCGTTGTTATTATAGGTTTTTATATAGTCTGATAATTCTTGCCTAAGTTTATCCTGGTCGGCTATGGTCTTGATTTTTTCAGAATCCTTAACGACAAAATCAATTTCAACCCAGAGAGTTTTACCTACTTTGGCAATCCTGACAAAGGATTCCTTCATATCGTATTTAACCTCCATGTTTTTCACGTAAGTTTTTATGTTATTGGGAAGCTTGCCGGAAGGGGTCATTTCAAGAACCTCTCCAAGCGCATTTCGTATTCCTGCTAAAGGAAGCTTAAGAAAGTAAATTGAAATAAGAATCATCATAATAGGATCTATATAAGGAATGATCATTGAAAATCTTGTGTTCCTGTCCAATAAAGAAGCAAGCAAGAATCCGATTAAAACTGCAAAACTTACCAGGGTATCCATAAACCACTGATTTGATTCGGCCTTTACCAAGCTTGAACCGGAACTTTTGCTCTTTAATTTCAGATACAAGTATGCTCCGAGGCAAGCAAAGCTTCCGACACCAGAATATATAAGGGCTGATCCCAGAGCTACTTCACGCCCTCCATTTAAAATGGAAACAATCGCACCTGCCAACGATACGGCAACTAGGATTAGGATTACCGAGTACTTTAAAATTATTACCAGTGGTTCAACAATATCTTTACCGAAGGGATATCTCTTGTGGTCTTTTTTTCCAATAAATGTGGTTGCCAAAACAGATAAAAATGATAAAACGACGCTCACTAATGA
It encodes:
- the nifU gene encoding Fe-S cluster assembly scaffold protein NifU produces the protein MYTDKVIDQFQNPRNVGELDNADGVGEVGSPACGDIMKMYLKIEDGVIVDVKFKTFGCGAAVATSSIATEMIKGKTLEEAEKLTNSMVIDELGGLPHEKVHCSVLAEQAIKAAIKDYKSKHGIQE
- a CDS encoding aryl-sulfate sulfotransferase, giving the protein MNKKLIFLLISIAAIIFLTSCSNETELSSENDDYYEDWKMHDEIIKNNRSIYSNIEKDLERRAHTIDDPLVIKNPYGLVPLSAIVAFTTDYEASVKITVKGDTQNDTFTYESPMDKVHIIPIIGLYPSRENVVEINLMVDDNSVDSNQITIATDSLPDELLDAVSSTYSREDPVKDFTVVSGGLYRNPYAFDSSGNIRWYIEVETDPHGYFPLSDDRFAIIAGYSMIDTETRQYAPYIFEMDFLGRLYKSYLVEKGAHHEVAEKKPNGNLLVLANSLEGHVEDTIIEIDRNTGEIIKELNFGDIINDTPYNKAYDWAHINSLSYNAVDDTMVLSPRDVSSAVKINWSNGDLIWILSDPAIWADTEYIDYVLKPIGDIIWHYEQHSVFEEKNIDSRQNELNLFMFDNHVIRNDLVDIEITEDAGRSAVVHYSIDESNKTVRQVRRYPNSLAFITSNYNLYIANNRIIANHGSLRESIEDPITSMWGEIYEYNYSTGELVRSYWLKYGFYRAYSHDISDVILK
- a CDS encoding cation diffusion facilitator family transporter — its product is MSNNISEEKKVLSFSVFAAVAFAITGIILGYFTRSQIILFDGLYSLVSVVLSFLSVLATTFIGKKDHKRYPFGKDIVEPLVIILKYSVILILVAVSLAGAIVSILNGGREVALGSALIYSGVGSFACLGAYLYLKLKSKSSGSSLVKAESNQWFMDTLVSFAVLIGFLLASLLDRNTRFSMIIPYIDPIMMILISIYFLKLPLAGIRNALGEVLEMTPSGKLPNNIKTYVKNMEVKYDMKESFVRIAKVGKTLWVEIDFVVKDSEKIKTIADQDKLRQELSDYIKTYNNNEWLTVSFTNNRKWAV